The following coding sequences are from one Humulus lupulus chromosome X, drHumLupu1.1, whole genome shotgun sequence window:
- the LOC133807178 gene encoding dihydrolipoyllysine-residue acetyltransferase component 5 of pyruvate dehydrogenase complex, chloroplastic — protein sequence MAHLLNTSFVPSSQTLRRNPYLPPGVSISGRRSRARVHAKIREIFMPALSSTMTEGKIVSWVKSEGDKLAKGESVVVVESDKADMDVETFYDGYLAAIMVEEGGVATVGSAIALLAETEAEIDEARAKANSSPSSTPSSSAASVAPPEPQAEKIAENVGPVVKTPSPVSVAASSSHPASDGGKRIVASPYAKKLAKELKVDLGRVVGSGPLGRIVAKDVEAAASAAVESTVTAAVGPALGSGAAASPAIELGTVVPFTTMQGAVSKNMIESLSVPTFRVGYTITTDALDALYKKVKSKGVTMTALLAKATALALVQHPVVNSSCRDGNSFTYNSSINIAVAVALDGGLITPVLQDADKADIYSLSRKWKELVDKARAKQLQPQEYTTGTFTLSNLGMFGVDRFDAILPPGTGAIMAVGTSQPNAVATKDGRIGMKSQMQVNITADHRVIYGSDLASFLKTLASIIEDPKDLTF from the exons ATGGCTCACCTTCTCAACACTTCTTTcgttccctcctcccaaacccTTCGCCGGAACCCCTATCTGCCTCCTGGGGTCTCTATTTCCGGTCGCCGGAGCAGGGCTCGGGTCCATGCTAAGATCCGCGAGATCTTTATGCCGGCATTGAGCTCCACCATGACCGAGGGCAAGATCGTTTCTTGGGTCAAGTCCGAGGGTGACAAGTTGGCCAAGGGTGAGAGCGTTGTCGTGGTCGAGTCGGACAAGGCCGACATGGATGTCGAGACCTTCTATGATGGGTATTTGGCTGCAATTATGGTCGAGGAAGGCGGCGTTGCTACTGTTGGTTCCGCCATTGCGCTTTTGGCGGAGACAGAGGCTGAGATCGATGAGGCCAGGGCCAAAGCTAATTCTTCTCCTTCATCAACACCTTCTTCGTCGGCGGCTTCTGTGGCGCCGCCAGAGCCGCAGGCGGAGAAAATCGCGGAAAATGTGGGTCCAGTTGTGAAGACGCCGTCCCCGGTTTCGGTGGCGGCTTCGTCTTCTCATCCGGCGTCGGATGGAGGGAAGAGGATTGTGGCGTCACCTTATGCGAAGAAGCTGGCGAAGGAGCTTAAGGTGGATTTGGGGAGAGTTGTTGGAAGCGGGCCATTGGGGAGAATTGTGGCCAAGGATGTGGAGGCAGCGGCTTCCGCAGCTGTTGAGTCGACGGTGACGGCTGCAGTTGGCCCGGCACTGGGCAGTGGAGCTGCAGCATCTCCAGCTATTGAGTTGGGAACTGTGGTACCTTTTACTACAATGCAGGGTGCAGTGAGCAAGAACATGATTGAGAGTCTGTCAGTTCCCACCTTCAGAGTTGGGTACACTATCACCACTGATGCACTTGATGCTCTTTACAAGAAG GTGAAGTCAAAAGGAGTTACTATGACTGCTTTGCTTGCCAAGGCAACAGCACTTGCACTGGTCCAACATCCTGTAGTAAATTCAAGTTGTAGGGATGGTAACAGCTTTACGTATAATAGCAGTATCAATATTGCTGTCGCTGTTGCATTGGATGGTGGATTGATCACTCCAGTGCTTCAGGATGCTGACAAG GCTGACATTTACTCATTATCAAGAAAGTGGAAGGAGTTAGTTGATAAGGCCCGGGCCAAGCAGCTCCAACCTCAGGAATACACTACAG GTACTTTCACTCTTTCAAACCTTGGAATGTTTGGGGTTGACCGGTTTGATGCAATTCTTCCACCAGGAACT GGTGCAATTATGGCTGTCGGAACATCTCAACCTAATGCTGTGGCTACCAAGGATGGTAGAATTGGCATGAAGAGCCAAATGCAG GTAAATATCACGGCTGATCATCGTGTAATCTATGGCTCTGATCTTGCTTCATTCTTGAAAACATTGGCAAGCATTATCGAAGACCCCAAAGATCTTACTTTCTAG